The following proteins are encoded in a genomic region of Glycine max cultivar Williams 82 chromosome 18, Glycine_max_v4.0, whole genome shotgun sequence:
- the LOC102665092 gene encoding agamous-like MADS-box protein AGL80 → MARKKVNIRYISNPAKRKATFKKRKNGLFKKVSEICTLCAIEAYAIIYSPDEPAKPEVWPSDQGVRSVIFCFREVSELEQSKKTLCQENLLLRNNLSKAQEQPKKLKNENRKKEMSLLMCQYFIVGKNLENANTIDLNDNTFLTDKKIGENENEIRDAPSPGDDTSY, encoded by the exons ATGGCTAGAAAGAAGGTCAACATTAGATACATAAGCAATCCCGCCAAGAGGAAGGCAAcgtttaagaaaagaaaaaatg GTTTGTTCAAAAAGGTTTCTGAAATCTGCACCCTTTGTGCAATTGAAGCATATGCTATCATTTATtctccagatgaacctgcaaaGCCTGAGGTATGGCCATCTGACCAGGGAGTCCGAAGTGTGATTTTCTGCTTTAGGGAAGTCTCTGAACTGGAACAAAGCAAGAAAACGTTGTGCCAAGAGAACTTATTGTTGAGGAATAATTTAAGCAAAGCCCAGGAGCAGCCCAAGaaactgaaaaatgaaaatagaaaaaaagagatGTCCCTTCTCATGTGTCAATACTTCATAGTTGGGAAAAACCTTGAGAATGCCAACACCATTGATCTAAATGATAACACATTCttgactgataaaaaaattggagaaaatgaGAATGAAATTCGAGATGCGCCAAGCCCAGGAGATGACACCAGCTATTGA